In the genome of Sulfurimonas autotrophica DSM 16294, the window CAAAATCTTCATAACCTTTTGCATCAGACCATTTGATTTGTTTATAATCAATAGCTACAGTATGTTCACCTATTGCATAACTTGCACCAATACCTATTTCAGCAGGAGTAGAAAGTTTATCATTATTATATTTTCCAGTAGATGAAAATAAATCAACAGTTTTTGATAATACGCCATCATATTCCATATCAATTTTAGATTTATATATTGCACCGACCGTTAAACCTGATATTTCATATGATAAACCGATGTTATAGCCCAATTTTAAATCTTGTGCTACACCAGCACCTTTTGCTGGATTACCATATGCCGTTGGTCCTACATAGTTAATGTCTAATGAACCATATTGTAAAATTGGTGTAACAGCTACAGTAAATCCATCTGTTGTATATGCTAAAGGCACACCAAACTGCATTAGTTGAAGATTAGTTACCATATACATTTGTGCATTTGTAGGTGCTTTTCTGTAATCAACACCCATACCGCCTGTTCCCCACATACCTATACCAACGTAAAAATTATCATTAATTTTTGTTGCCAAAGAAACTTCCGGAATAACGTTTAAGTCAGCATCACTATCTGCGCTAGCACTAGCATCACCTATTGTTGATAAATCATTAGTATTTTTAACATCCGGCATAAAAATCGTGCCGCCAAAAGAAATTTCAGTGTTTTCAACAGAAGTAATTAAAGCAGGATTCACTAATGCAGATTCAGCACCATGACTCATACCGATTCCTGTTCCAGCCATACCACGTGCTTTAGCACCCATTCCTATTAAAGCTGCACCATTTGTTGCGAATGCAGAAGTTGCACCTAAAGCTAAAGCAGCTACTACTGCTAATTTAATTGTTTTTTTCATTTTCTCTCCTTAAGAGTATGTCAAAGTTTTGAGATAGACAAGCTATTTCGACTGAGAGTATTATATGTGATAAAAAATAAAGCGAAACTTAATGTAATGGTGGCTTATATTATAAAAACTTATATAAAATAAATAAAATAATGAGTAATATAATACTAATTAGATAATAATATTATATATACTTATAAAAAAAGAATAAAATAGGCAAATATCAATAAAATTGATAGAAATCATTAAAAAAGAGAAAATAAAGAAGAATATTAAATATGTGATAAAAATATAACAATGTGCATATTTGTAACATTTTTCTCACATAATCATCACAGATTTATATGGCGAAAATAATACAATAAGAATGTAAAAATAAAGTAAACGGATAAGATAAAGTAATTAGAGAGTAAAAATAAAAGAATCTGATCAACTAGGCAGCGACCTACATTTCCACACCTGAAAGGTGCAGTATTATCAGCGATGAGAGGCTTAGCTTCTGGGTTCGGAATGGGACCAGGCGTTTCCCTCTCTCTATAGCCACCTAGACAAGATCAGATATAAGGATAACGTTTATACTCCACTTACGCTTTAGCGACGGGAGTATCGGCATTTAGTGCCAGATATACTTATATCTAATCTCATAAAGATTAGTTGAGTGAGTTAAAATTGTTAAAGTCAACAAAGGCAATAAAGCCTAACTAAATAACTTAACATATCTCTTATTAGCGATATACACTAAATAAGGTAGTGAAGCAATTGTGTTCAAATAAATGAACGTAAAAAAAAGACAAACGTACTATTAGTACTGGTCAGCTAAACAGATTGCTCTGCGTACACATCCAGCCTATCAAGCTTGTAGTCTTCAAGCGTACTTCAGGGAACGTTCATCTTGGAGTTGGCTTCCCGCTTAGATGCTTTCAGCGGTTATCTCATCCGTGCGTAGCTACCCAGCTATGCCCTTGGCAGGACAACTGGTGCACCAGTGGCACGTCCAACCCGGTCCTCTCGTACTAGGGTCAGCTCTCCTCAACGTTCCTACGCCCACGGAAGATAGGGACCGAACTGTCTCACGACGTTCTGAACCCAGCTCGCGTACCGCTTTAAATGGCGAACAGCCATACCCTTGGGACCTGCTCCAGCCCCAGGATGCGATGAGCCGACATCGAGGTGCCAAACCTCCCCGTCGATGTGAGCTCTTGGGGGAGATCAGCCTGTTATCCCCGGCGTACCTTTTATCCTTTGAGCGATGGCCCTTCCACACAGAACCACCGGATCACTATGACCGTCTTTCGACTCTGCTCGACTTGTATGTCTCACAGTCAGTCCGGCTTATGCCATTATACTCTACGGTGGATTTCCAACCCACCTGAGCCGAACTTTGTAAGCCTCCGTTACTTTTTAGGAGGCGACCGCCCCAGTCAAACTACCCACCAGACATTGTCCTCGCACGAGATAATCGTACGGAGTTAGCTATCAGAATATTCAAGGGTGGTATCTCAAGGATGCCTCATCATAATCTGGCGACTATGAATCAAAGGCTCCCACCTATCCTGCACATGAATATCCCAATAGCAGTGTCAAGCTATAGTAAAGGTGCACGGGGTCTTTCCGTCTTTCCGCGGGTAGGAGGAATTTTCACCTCCACTACAATTTCACTGGATCCCTTGTTGAGACAGCTCCCATCTCGTTACGCCATTCATGCAGGTCGGTATTTAACCGACAAGGAATTTCGCTACCTTAGGACCGTTATAGTTACGGCCGCCGTTTACTCGGGCTTCAATTCATGCCTTCGCTAATGCTAAGCAATCCTTTTAACCTTCGAGCACCGGGCAGGCGTCACACCCTATACATCCACTTACGTGTTAGCAGAGTGCTGTGTTTTTGGTAAACAGTCGGGAGGGACTCTTTGCTGCGACCCGTCATTGCTTCACAGAGTAAATCTGTTAACAAATAGGGCACACCTTATACCGAAGATACGGTGCTAGTTTGCAGAGTTCCTTAACAAGGGTTCATCCACGCGCCTTAGAATACTCATCTCACCCACCTGTGTCGGTTTACGGTACGGGCAACATTACATCTCGTTTAGAGGCTTTTCTCGGCACGACAGTATCGACGATTCAGTTCGCTCTCCGAAGAGATTGAACTGCCTGTAAGATCTCGGTTGCATGAAGAGCGGATTTGCCTACTCTTCAACCTACTTCCTTCGAGCCACTATTCCATCAGTGACCTCGTCTAACTCTATGCGTCCCCCCATCACTCAAATGATGTAATGTCGGTATCGGAATATTAACCGATTTGCCATCGTCTACCCCTTTCGGACTCGACTTAGGTCCCGACTAACCCTACGATGACGAGCATCGCGTAGGAAACCTTGGGTTTACGGCGAAGGAAATTCTCATTCCTTTTCTCGCTACTCATGCCTGCATGCTCACTTCCATCCGCTCCAGTACTCCTTACCGGTATACCTTCAGCGCTGAATGGAACGCTCTCCTACCACTTACAGTAAACTGTAAATCTAAAGCTTCGGTGTTTATCTTAGCCCCGTTATATTTTCGGCGCAGAATCGCTAGACCAGTGAGCTGTTACGCTTTCTTTAAAGGATGGCTGCTTCTAAGCCAACCTCCTGGTTGTCACAGCAACTCCACATCCTTTTCCACTTAGATAAAACTTTGGGACCTTAGCTGTTAGTCTGGGTTGTTCCCCTCTCGACATAGGATTTTATCACCCTACGCCTGACTCCCGAGGTTACACGTATAGTATTCGGAGTTTGATAGGGTTTGGTACCGCGGTAAGCAGCCCTAGCCCTGTCAGTGCTCTACCCCTATACGCTAATGCTCGAGGCTATACCTAAATATATTTCGGAGAGAACCAGCTATCACTGAGTTTGATTGGCCTTTCACCCCTATCCACAAGTCATCCGAAGAATTTTCAACTTCTACCGGTTCGGTCCTCCACTGGCTCTTACACCAGCTTCAACCTGCTCATGGATAGATCACTCAGTTTCGGGTCTGCAGCATCTGACTATGTCGCCCTATTAAGACTCGCTTTCGCTACGGCTTCTCGTTCGATTAACCTTGCCAGATACCACAACTCGCAGGCTCATTATGCAAAAGGCAGTCCGTCACACTTATTTAATAGTGCTCCGAATGATTGTAAGCCATAGGTTTCAGGTTCTATTTCACTCCGCTCACCGCGGTCCTTTTCACCTTTCCCTCACGGTACTTGTTCGCTATCGGTCTAGTAGTAGTATTTAGGGTTGGAGGGTGGTCCCCCCATATTCAGTCAAGATAACACGTGTCCCGACCTACTCGTTCGTTAACCTAGTACCACATAAATGTTTTCGCTTACGGGAGTATCACCCTCTATGCTCACTCTTTCCAAAGTGTTCTGCTAACAAATATGCTATCGCTAACCGCCCTACTCCAATTTCGCTCGCCGCTACTCTCGGAATCTCGTTTGATTTCTCTTCCTTCAGGTACTGAGATGTTTCACTTCCCTGAGTTCGCCCCCCGTAGGGTAACATGAATCGCTCCATGCTGGGTCGCCCCATTCAGAAATTCCCGGATCAAAGCTTCTTGGCAGCTCCCCGAGACTTTTCGCAGCCTAGTACGTCTTTCATCGCCTCTACTAGCCAAGGCATCCACCTATGGCCCTTAATATCTTTTTATTCTATGTTGCGTTCACTACCTTATTTAATGTATCTCTACAGAAAATAAGATGAATGATCTGTTATTGTAGTTATTTAGTTTATAATAAATTTCTTTATTATAGTTGTTGACTTTAACAATTGTAATTTAATGATCGTTTGGTCTTAAAAACCAAATTTAAACTTTTAAAATAAAAAGCTTAAATTTAATTTCTGAAAACTCGTTTTGAGATGAGTTGTGCTAAAAAAAGAGGCGAAGCTTGCTATAGCAAGTGAGTCTCATTTTTTAGTGCAAATCGCTCAAAAATGGTGGGCCTACCAGGACTTGAACCTGGGACCTCACCCTTATCAGGGGTGCACTCTAACCAGCTGAGCTATAGGCCCTTTTGGGGTGCTTTTTGCTTTTCTCGGCGTCAGAACCTTTGTTCCGTTTGTCACGTACATTTAGTACGCTCCGCACTCCACAAAGAACTTTCCTTGATAAAAACAAAAATCCCTTCCAAAACATCTTGTGAATGTTTTAGAAGTTACTCCCTCTGACATAATCAATGTTATAGAACATAGATCACTGAAAACTAAGCAAGTAAGATTAGAAAGTAACTAAATAAACGATCTCTTGTGAGATTTTCTTTTTGTATGTCAATTCAAATGAATGATTGACTTTACTCTAGAAAGGAGGTGATCCAACCGCAGGTTCTCCTACGGTTACCTTGTTACGACTTCACCCCAGTCGCTAATTCCACCGTAAGCGGTAGCGCCCCGAAGGTTCGCTTCCCGATTTCGGGTGAAATCAACTCCCATGGTGTGACGGGCGGTGAGTACAAGACCCGGGAACGTATTCACCGTAGCATTGCTGATCTACGATTACTAGTGATTCCAGCTTCATGGAGTCGAGTTGCAGACTCCAATCCGAACTGAGAGACGCTTTAAGTGATTAGCTCCACCTCGCGGTATCGCAACACTCTGTACGCCCCATTGTAGCACGTGTGTAGCCCTAGCCATAAGGGCCATGATGACTTGACGTCGTCCTCACCTTCCTCCTCCTTACGAAGGCAGTCTCCTTAGAGTGCTCAGCCGAACTGCTAGCAACTAAGGACGAGGGTTGCGCTCGTTGCGGGACTTAACCCAACATCTCACGACACGAGCTGACGACAGCCGTGCAGCACCTGTTTTCATGTTCCCCGAAGGGCACCACTCTATCTCTAAAGTGTTCAATCAATGTCAAGGCTAGGTAAGGTTCTTCGCGTATCTTCGAATTAAACCACATGCTCCACCACTTGTGCGGGTCCCCGTCTATTCCTTTGAGTTTTAATCTTGCGACCGTACTCCCCAGGCGGAACACTTAATCTGTTAAGTGCATCACCGAGATGACTAGCATCCCGACGACTAGTGTTCATCGTTTAGGGCGTGGACTACCAGGGTATCTAATCCTGTTTGCTCCCCACGCTTTCACGCCTTAGCGTCAGTTATGTTCCAGGAGATCGCCTTCGCTTTCGGTATTCCTAGTGATATCTACGGATTTTACCCCTACACCACTAATTCCATCTCCCCCTCCCATACTCTAGATTGGAAGTTTCAAATGCAGTTCTACAGTTAAGCTGTAGGATTTCACATCTGACTTTCCAACCCGCCTACGCGTCCTTTACGCCCAGTGATTCCGAATAACGCTTGCACCCTCCGTATTACCGCGGCTGCTGGCACGGAGTTAGCCGGTGCTTATTCATATGCTACCGTCATTTTCTTGACATATAAAAGGAGTTTACACACCGAAATGCGTCATCCTCCACGCGGCGTTGCTGCATCAGGGTTTCCCCCATTGTGCAATATTCCTCACTGCTGCCTCCCGTAGGAGTCTGGTCCGTGTCTCAGTACCAGTGTGGCGGATCATCCTCTCAAACCCGCTACCCGTCATTGCCTTGGTAGTCTCTTACACTACCAACAAGCTGATGGGATATAGACCGATCTCTTAGCGAAAAACTTTCCCGACTTACCTTTTGGTAAGAAGGAGTATCCAGTATTAATCATCGTTTCCAATGGCTATCCCAGACTAAGAGGCACATTATCTATATATTACTCACCCGTGCGCCACTCGTCAGCAAAGAAGCAAGCTTCTCTCTGTTACCGTTCGACTTGCATGTGTTAAGCACGCCGCCAGCGTTCATTCTGAGCCAGGATCAAACTCTCCATAATTGAATTATGTAAAGAACACATTACTGTGCATTACTGATCTTTGCCCAAGATTTAAAAATCATTGGCTTTATTAAGACATCAAGAGTGCTTAAGCTCTTAATGAATATAGTTATCTATTACTATAGGGAATCTAACTATAAATAGTTAGATTTCAAAATAGAATAGACGGTTGTTGTTATATTAGTTATTTCTAAGTAATTTATATCTTTACCTTACGGTAAAAACTCTCTTACTTGCTTAGTTTTCAATGATCTCAAACAATTTCAATCGGCTTCAACTCGAAGTCTCTCTAGGCCTTTTAAACAAGGTCTCTCTGTTTGTGGATGGGAATTATAGGGGATTTCAACTTTAATGTCAAGAGTATTTTAAAAGAATTTCAAATTTCTTTTTGAGTTGTTTCTTTTAGAATTAGTTTTACTTATTTTATTTTTCTATTTTTGCTTATATATAATAATGTAAGCATATTATTTGCATTCATGTTGCCTTCCATTAACTTTTTATCTATAGAATTCACTAAATAAAAAATATCTTAAAGAAGATATTGTAAAAGGAAAAAAACATGGGACTTTATGATCGTGATTACGCAAGAGGAAACTCTTATGCTTCTCAAACAAACAGTCGTAGCGAAGCTCAAATAGTCTCTTTCGTAAAAGAGACTTATAAGCTTTTTGCTGCATCAATGATGGCGGGAGCTGTAGGTGCTTACGTAGGTGTGCCTTTAGCTGCAAGTATTTCAGGTTTAATCTGGCCGCTGTTCTTTTTAGAAATTGGACTTTTAATCGGTTTACAATTTGTTAAGAACAAACCGGGCATAAACCTTTTGGTAATGTTTGCCTTTGTATTTGTTACAGGGCTTACAACAGCACCTTTACTTGCATATACACTCGGAATGAACGGCGGTGGAGCGGTAGTTGGTAATGCATTTGCAATGACTGCTGTTGTATTTGGAGCGATGAGCTTTTTCGCTATAAAAAGTACAAAAGATTTCACAGGATACGGGAAGCCTTTAATGATTGCACTTGTTGTAATCATTGGTTTTTCAATATTAAATATATTCTTGGGAAATCCGATGTTTCAAATTATTATTGCCGGAGCAGTGGTAATACTTTTTAGTATCTTGGTAATATATGATACGCAAAACATTATGAACGGAGCATACCAAACTCCAATTGACGGTGCTATAGCACTTTATTTAGATTTTCTAAATATTTTCATAGCACTTCTACAACTATTCGGCATTTTTGGAAATGAAGAGTAATTCTCTTTCACCCGACTTATTTCGGGTGATTGACGCCAACATCAACCGCCTCAAAGAAGGTATACGCGTTGTTGAAGATATACTTCGCTATAAAGACAACAACAAAGAACTTTCCTCAAAATTAAAATCACTCAGACATAGAGCACAGATAAAAGAGACACAACAACTGCTCCAACATAGAGACAGCGTCAATGACGTACTTCGCCCTTCGACAAAAAGCGAACAAAACCGCTCCAATCTTGAAGATATACTTACCGCTAATTTTAAGCGTGCCGAGGAATCTGCCAGGGTATTAGAAGAGTTGTATAAATTAGAAAATATACAATACAGCGAGAACTTCAAAACTGTACGGTATGAGCTATACAATTTAGAAAAAGAAGTAATAATTAATAGATAAAAGCTACTTCAAATTCTAAATAGTTCAGTGGATACTCCTGCATCAGTTTTTTCATCTCTTTATAACTTAAAACATTACGAGAAGCGCTTACTCCGCTCTTTTTTATATAGCGAAACATATCTCTTACATTATCAAATTCTAACTTATAGTGAACAACTTCAAAATTGGCATTAAAATACTTTTTTTGCAATGCATTAAGTTTATCAGTATTGATTAGCAAAGGTTCTAAACCTGCTGTTTTGTAAAGTGTTTCAAATGTGTTTGCCGTAAAAACTGCAAGTGCGACAGGAATATGTAAAGTTTGCAACTGCTCAAATATTTTTTCCATATCATCTGCCCATTGCAACGCTGAAGCAGAAAGAATATAATCAAAATTATATTCTTTGAGCAATTCAAAAAGATTTGCATCATTAAAATTTCCGTAAATACATTCAATATTTTCTGATTTTGGATGCAGTTCCAGCATTCCAGGAGCAAAATCGACTGCCATCAGTTTATTATATTTCCAGCTGATTTTTTTAGCCATTGCACCATTACCGCATCCTAAATCTAAAATATTTTTGGGTTTTGAAGCTACAAAAGAGAGTAGTTTATCGGCTACTTTTTGCTGAATAACATTATAGGAGCCGTAATGCATTGCATACTTGGAAAATTCAGAGCTTACTTTCATTGACTGTATATCATTTCTTATTTATAATAAGCGAAATAATGAAAATAACTATGATAGAGAGTACTATTGTAGCCCCTGAAGGCAAAGAATAATAATAAGAGAGGCTCATGCCAAAGATAACACTAAAAAGGGCAAAAAAGAGTGAAATGAGCATTGTATTTCTAAAGCCTACTCTATACTGCAGGGCAGCCACCGTCGGAATAACCATCAATGCACCGATAAGTAGACTTCCAACCACACGAATAGATAAGGCAATAATAACAGCAACTACACTAACAAGTAGAAAATTTAAAAATTTTACTTTTATGCCGCTTGTTTTTGCCACTTCTTCATCATAAGCAATAAAATAGAGCTCTTTGGAAAAAAGAAGCAAAAAGAGTAAAGAGATACTACCCACAATTACTATTGTTATAACATCTTCATTAGTAACAGATAAAATTGAGCCAAACAGATAAGAAAAGAGTGAATTGTTAAAAGCACCGCCCAAGGAGACGATAATAACGGCAACTGCTAGCGAACCTGAAAGTATAATCGCCAAAATAGCATCGCTGTAAAGAGAAAAAGCACTTCTAAGGTACTCAATAAGCCAGGCAGCGCCAATAGCAACCCCAACGGCAACCCATAAAGGATTGTACCCTGCTACCAGCCCTACAGCCACCCCGACAAGTGCTGAGTGTGCCAATGTTTCACTCATAAGAGAGTAACGGCGGAGTACAACGAAGTTGCCGCTTATTGAAGCTAATATAGCAATAAAAAGTCCTGCTACAAATGCTCTTTGCATAAAATCATAATCAAACATCTCCAACATACTTATCCTTCATGCTCGTGCTTGTGATGATGAAGGGCATGAGCATCTATGCCGTAAAGCTCACTCACCTCTTCACAACTCAGCATCTTTTTAGGGTCATTACAAATGGTTGCCTTTTGGTTGATAGTAAACAAACGACCGATATCATCAGCTATGACACCGATATCATGTGTGATAAACAAAATTGTAATATTCTCTTCTTTATTGAGTTTTGAAAGCAGCGTATAAAATCTTTGCTGCGAAACCATGTCAACACCGGTATTTGGTTCATCCAAAATCAGAATTTTTGGTGAAGATGCTAGCGCCCTGGCTATCATAACCCGCTGGCGCTGACCTCCTGAGAGGGTACCAACCATTCGGTCTTTTAAATTAAGAATATCCATTTTTATCATGGCATCTTCCACCACTTCTTTGTCTTCACTGCTCATACCGGCGAATATGCCTCTTTTTGCAATACGACCCATTTTTACGATATCTTCAACAGTGGCAGGAAAATTTTCATCTACAAGGGTTGCACGCTGTGGAACATAGCCTATTTTGTACCACTCTTTAAAAAATTTTAATTTTTTACCAAAAATTTTAATTTCTCCTGATGTAGGCTGCTCAAGTCCTAAAAGCATACGAATAAGCGTTGTTTTTCCACCACCGTTTGGTCCGATGATGGCAATATACTCCCCTTCAAAAATTTCAAATAATATATCTGAGAGAATTGTTTGTCCACGAACAATAAAGTTAAGATTCTTTACATCAAAGATGGGTACTTTGAATTTCATTTGCACATAAGAGCCTTGGAGAGTTTTTTAAGGTTTTGCTTCATTATATCTTCGTATGTCATCCCTGCCCTTGCTTCATCTGCCGTAATATTCCCAAGAGGCTGAAATACATCCACAGTGATATTTGCATCTTTTGCTATTGTTTTTGTCACCTTGTCATTGACAAAATTTTCATAAAAAATTGTTTGTATGCCTTTTGCGTGAATATCTTGGAAAATACGTCTGATTGCTTTGGCGCTCGGCTGGGCTTCGGGAGATAATCCGGTAAGTGATTCTACATGAAAGCCGTATTTATTTGCTACATAGCCAAGAGCATTATGACTGACAACAACATTCTTTTGTTTACAGTTTGAGAGTGTTTTTGTATACCCTTCATCAAGTTCATTCAACATTTTTATATATTTGTCTCTATTTTTTATATAAATCTCTTTATTTTGAGGCTGCAGGACAATCAACTCTTTTGTAATGACCTCTGCTGCTATTTTCATATTGTCAAAATCAAGCCAATAATGAGGATCTATTCCCTGATGATGCGCTTCATGTTCATGTTCGTGATCTTGTGCAATCTCAGCCTCTGTTAATTTTCGTAATTTGACATATTTGCTTATATTTACTGCTTTATGTT includes:
- a CDS encoding OmpP1/FadL family transporter, with the protein product MKKTIKLAVVAALALGATSAFATNGAALIGMGAKARGMAGTGIGMSHGAESALVNPALITSVENTEISFGGTIFMPDVKNTNDLSTIGDASASADSDADLNVIPEVSLATKINDNFYVGIGMWGTGGMGVDYRKAPTNAQMYMVTNLQLMQFGVPLAYTTDGFTVAVTPILQYGSLDINYVGPTAYGNPAKGAGVAQDLKLGYNIGLSYEISGLTVGAIYKSKIDMEYDGVLSKTVDLFSSTGKYNNDKLSTPAEIGIGASYAIGEHTVAIDYKQIKWSDAKGYEDFEWDDQNVVALGYEYNTKGWAVRLGYNYASSPISEQKYTGGNSANLSANVVNTFNLLGFPGIVESHYAIGGSYDVSDKASVDVAYTYAAENTETYTNFAGAKITTKHSQQGVSLQLNYNF
- a CDS encoding Bax inhibitor-1/YccA family protein, which codes for MGLYDRDYARGNSYASQTNSRSEAQIVSFVKETYKLFAASMMAGAVGAYVGVPLAASISGLIWPLFFLEIGLLIGLQFVKNKPGINLLVMFAFVFVTGLTTAPLLAYTLGMNGGGAVVGNAFAMTAVVFGAMSFFAIKSTKDFTGYGKPLMIALVVIIGFSILNIFLGNPMFQIIIAGAVVILFSILVIYDTQNIMNGAYQTPIDGAIALYLDFLNIFIALLQLFGIFGNEE
- a CDS encoding methyltransferase domain-containing protein, which codes for MKVSSEFSKYAMHYGSYNVIQQKVADKLLSFVASKPKNILDLGCGNGAMAKKISWKYNKLMAVDFAPGMLELHPKSENIECIYGNFNDANLFELLKEYNFDYILSASALQWADDMEKIFEQLQTLHIPVALAVFTANTFETLYKTAGLEPLLINTDKLNALQKKYFNANFEVVHYKLEFDNVRDMFRYIKKSGVSASRNVLSYKEMKKLMQEYPLNYLEFEVAFIY
- a CDS encoding metal ABC transporter permease; protein product: MLEMFDYDFMQRAFVAGLFIAILASISGNFVVLRRYSLMSETLAHSALVGVAVGLVAGYNPLWVAVGVAIGAAWLIEYLRSAFSLYSDAILAIILSGSLAVAVIIVSLGGAFNNSLFSYLFGSILSVTNEDVITIVIVGSISLLFLLLFSKELYFIAYDEEVAKTSGIKVKFLNFLLVSVVAVIIALSIRVVGSLLIGALMVIPTVAALQYRVGFRNTMLISLFFALFSVIFGMSLSYYYSLPSGATIVLSIIVIFIISLIINKK
- a CDS encoding metal ABC transporter ATP-binding protein; its protein translation is MKFKVPIFDVKNLNFIVRGQTILSDILFEIFEGEYIAIIGPNGGGKTTLIRMLLGLEQPTSGEIKIFGKKLKFFKEWYKIGYVPQRATLVDENFPATVEDIVKMGRIAKRGIFAGMSSEDKEVVEDAMIKMDILNLKDRMVGTLSGGQRQRVMIARALASSPKILILDEPNTGVDMVSQQRFYTLLSKLNKEENITILFITHDIGVIADDIGRLFTINQKATICNDPKKMLSCEEVSELYGIDAHALHHHKHEHEG
- a CDS encoding metal ABC transporter substrate-binding protein, producing the protein MKNLKIVLLILVLLSAVLFIVMQNEKKPPSVEKPIVGVTTFALYDITKHIAGNTFTVINILPFGVDPHSFEPTPRLMTGIEKSSLVFYSGAGLEPWIHGFKFKHKAVNISKYVKLRKLTEAEIAQDHEHEHEAHHQGIDPHYWLDFDNMKIAAEVITKELIVLQPQNKEIYIKNRDKYIKMLNELDEGYTKTLSNCKQKNVVVSHNALGYVANKYGFHVESLTGLSPEAQPSAKAIRRIFQDIHAKGIQTIFYENFVNDKVTKTIAKDANITVDVFQPLGNITADEARAGMTYEDIMKQNLKKLSKALMCK